A region from the Lemur catta isolate mLemCat1 chromosome 7, mLemCat1.pri, whole genome shotgun sequence genome encodes:
- the CDKN1C gene encoding cyclin-dependent kinase inhibitor 1C — translation MERLVARGTFPILARTSACRSLFGPVDHEELSRELQTRLAELNAEDQNRWDYDFQQDVPLRGPGRLQWTEVDSDSVPAFYRETVQVGRCRLLLAPRPVPVAVAVSPPPESPAAESLDGLEEAPEQSPSDLAPAPTPPPAPAPAPAPAAASAPAPAPAPAPDAAPLDSAEQGANQAQRSQEPLADQLLSGISGRPAAGTAAASANGAAIKKLSGPLISDFFAKRKRSAPETKSSSDVPAGCPSPSAAAGVGAAEQTPRKRLR, via the exons ATGGAGCGCCTCGTCGCCCGTGGGACCTTCCCTATCCTTGCGCGCACTAGCGCCTGCCGCAGCCTCTTCGGGCCCGTGGACCACGAGGAGTTGAGCCGGGAGCTGCAGACCCGCCTGGCCGAGCTGAACGCCGAGGACCAGAACCGCTGGGACTACGACTTCCAGCAGGACGTGCCGCTGCGGGGCCCTGGACGCCTGCAGTGGACCGAGGTGGACAGCGACTCCGTGCCTGCATTCTACCGCGAGACGGTGCAGGTGGGGCGCTGCCGCCTGCTGCTGGCGCCCCGGCCCGTCCCGGTCGCCGTGGCTGTCAGCCCGCCCCCTGAGTCGCCGGCCGCTGAGTCCCTCGACGGCCTCGAGGAGGCGCCGGAGCAGTCGCCCAGCGACCTGGCCCCGGcgcccaccccgcccccggccccggccccggccccggccccggccgcggcctcggccccggccccggccccggccccggccccagaTGCGGCGCCTCTAGATAGCGCCGAGCAGGGTGCGAACCAGGCGCAGCGCAGCCAGGAGCCTCTTGCCGACCAGCTGCTCTCGGGGATTTCGGGACGTCCCGCGGCCGGCACCGCTGCCGCCAGCGCCAACGGCGCCGCGATCAAGAAGCTGTCCGGGCCTCTCATCTCCG ATTTCTTCGCCAAGCGCAAGAGATCTGCGCCCGAGACCAAGTCTTCGAGCGATGTCCCCGCAGGGTGTCCCTCTCCTAGCGCCGCTGCTGGGGTGGGTGCGGCGGAGCAGACTCCGCGCAAGAGGCTGCGATGA